A stretch of DNA from Mus caroli unplaced genomic scaffold, CAROLI_EIJ_v1.1 scaffold_16706_U1_1, whole genome shotgun sequence:
tataggtggaacaacattatgaactaaccagtaccccggagctcttgtctctagctgcatatgtatcaaaagatggcctagttggccatcacaggaaagagaggcccattggacacacaaactttatataccctagtacaagggaacgccagggccaaaaataatgggagtgggtgggtagggaaatgggggggagggtatgggggacttttgggatagcattggaaatgtaattgaggaaaatacgtaataaaaaaatattaaaaatttttaaaaagataacattCTGTGTAGACAACTGCCCGagcagtttcattttttttttttttttggtccccaATTATTATTTGCATccaagagacatgagctctttGGAGAGTTTTCTCTGTACAGTGTCATGAGAATGTCACGTCGACTTCCATGTTGATGTTTCCTGGTtgactctttttcttctgcttatgtgtatgagcatgttgTCTCCAactccacacacatgcctgagCCCTGGGGAAGTCACAAGAAGCTACCAGATCCTCTATGACTCATgacatagatggttgtgagtttccATTTGCATGCTGGAAACCACACTGGGACCTctgcctgagaaagaaattgtctTTTTCTGAAAGCTACTCTCTAGTCATTGTTGTGACCTCTTCATAGGCACCAGAGTGGCTGGGTAACTGGCTACATATacagcagggaggaaggagtttGTTTTGCCCAAAGTTGTTAAGGAAGGTAGAGGAGTGTGAATCAAACATAGTCTCATCAGAGTTTGGGCTCCAAGTTTGGACAGCAAAAGGAAGCACAATTAGACCTTGTGTTCTTGACTTGTGTATCAAGGGATCATGTTCCATCTGCTGTGCTCTGATCGATGTGTATTCCCTAGTTAGCCTAGAAAAGTGAACAGGTCACCACCCCCTCACCCATGggttgttttcttctgttctgcctcccaagggtcCCACCCTTAGCGTGCTCATTGCCATCATCCTGAGAATCATCTTAGAATCCCTGTTGGGAACAGAAATGAGCCTTTCTGTGCTCTCCTGGGAAGCTAAAGGAGAAGGTTGGATCATAAAACTTCAGCTGCTGGTCCCACTGTGATGAAGTGAAGATGTCTGAGGTTGCCTTTGTTAATCAGGATTTTATAGATACCATCTTCAGATGCCTGGGTTGCCTGGTCTTTGTAAAGGATTTGAGAAAATCAGTCCCTCAAACTCCATAGCAACTTGGCATTGTTCTGGAGTCTGGGCTGCCTATCATGCTGCCCTTCTCAACTCTGTTCCTTTGGGGGAAATTCACCCTTAGCCTTATTCTTTTAAGAGCAAGAAAAAGCCACTGAGTGACACATCCCTGGATTTACAAGTGGTAAGATGGtcattggtgtttgttttgtgggtGGAGTTCGGACATACGATGGACTGCAAGTGAGTAGCAGGCAAGCCATACATATTCTTTTCCTCTATGCATAATTCTCTAGCTCCCAGGTGTCTtcccccattttcttctttcttctgtttctcacccttctctcctccttcctcccattaCTATCTTAATGAATATTTACAGAGAGTTTGTCTGTTTCAAATCATTCTGATAAATAAAAAATGCTCAGGTCTGAGCTCAAAGATCTCAAGCCAAGCAAAACCCCTATACACAAGAGAGCAGTGAAGGTCAGTGACTCTGAAGATAATTCCCCAAAGCACAGAGACACGACTTGATGCTCTTTGTGGCCACGATCATGGTcatgattatttcattttggAGGTGAGGCAATGTAAGTCTGCTGTAGCATaacctgacctcaaactcatgacataGTATAGAATTTCTTTAGACTACTAATTCTAAGCCTTCCAGATGCTGGCTTTGTAGGCTGGGGCTACCATGTGTACCAGTATgtgtaccagtaccatgtgtAGCAGTATTGTGCTAATAGATTTGTCCCAGCAGCCCTGGTGGAACACTGTTTGCTAAATCTGAGGCTACTCAGCTgggaaaatataaagtataatatataaagtattgTTGATGACTAAATGATTTTCCCATGCTGCAGCGACCCCACCTCAGATACTCTACCCTTCGATTCTTCACCTTTCAGTACACTCCAGGGTCTCCCACACTCAAACCAGAAGGAAATCTCTCCAAGAGAGCTGTTCTGTAGGTAGCCAACAATCTCTGTCCTAGGAGCTCTGATCTGTGTTGAATCAAATGAGCACAACTAGAGGACACTAAGGGCTACAATTTTCATGTCCCAATTGGAGCCTGTTTGCCAGAGCAGAGAAGGCAGTGACTGAGAGCCAGGCTCTAAGGCTGGACCACCTAACCTCCCACTTCTCTCAGGTCAATATTGTAATCTGGAGCAAACTCTCCTTTCCAGTCCTTACGTTTCAACCTACAACACACAAATGATACACTTCTTTCAGTGTGTTGTTATGTTAGCCTAAAGTTAGGGGAACTATTGTTGGTATATAGAAATTATTCAAAATTAATATTAGTTAATTTTGTTATTACAAAGGCTAGGAAATCATCCAATCAGTCACACCCTACTCtaaacaattctttattagcagtCTGGGAACTTAGCCaataggagaggaagaaagactcaTCTAGGATTCTTCAGACTGTAACCAGCCAATGAACAGGAAATACAGGATGTATCCTACTTGGGTTAGGGTTGGAAGGTGGTAGCACAGAAGGGAAGGCTTCCTGGCAGAGCTGTGCCCTAAGGTGGGAGAGAAGCAAAGATGTACAGAACACACAGAGTCCTTGCATGGAGATTTGTGCCTGGAGACaggggaaatggaggagagagCTGCATCCTGAGGCTTAGTCTTCACAGAGCAGGCAGGTTAAGAATGAGCAGTATGTCTGCCTCAAATGATGGGGCTTCAGAGCTATTAAAAGTCTTTCAGCTTGGGCCATATAGGACCAGCTTGAAAATTCTTGAATAAATCCTGTAGCAGTCTAATGAATAATGAGTTGAGGCAGATGGATGCCCAGCCCTGAGAGAGGAACGTGGACACAAAATCCTGCCCCTAAACAAGAACTTATTTATAATTGATACCCACTAGGAATGAGGAGGATATTTTTCTCCAggagagtctcactgtgtatatcAATCACACCCGAAGGTAAGCCACATCCTCAGGAGAAGCTGGCAAACCAATAAGTGACTCCATggcattgcttttgttttatttgcttgctgGTTTCTTTCTTGtaggtattttttgttgttgttggttttgtttgttttgtaaatttttgttgtttcttttttcttttttatcttttgttttgaaagagaatttgggaggagaaagaacatgaagctcAGTGTTGAGGATctgggagaagtgggggaggggaagaataaGGTTAAAGTACATTGCACAAAACAAAAGTTGGTAAGATATGttttagacttattttttttaatacgaatacactgtctctgtcttcagacatactagaaggcagtatcagatcctattatagatggatgtgagacaccatgtggttgctgggaattgaactcaggtcctctggaagagtagtcagtgctcctcactgctgaaccatctctccagcccctgaattattatttgaattaaaaaaagaaaaactacatcGAAGAAGGAAAATTTAGAGGTAGGGGTCACatggaaacagatacaaaaataccaGAGGAGAAGATGGTCTTCTGACCTGGGTGAAAAAAGGACAGCTGTGATGGTGACGAGCACTGACTGGCCAGGGGAAAGGATCAGGACATAGAAAGTGAAGCCTGGGGATGGCTGCATGACTCTTTCATGTTTCTATACCTATCAAAAGCAACTCCTGCCTTAAGCACTGTCTTTCTCATCAGCATATGAGGGGAGCCCTACTTCAGACTATTTAGAGTAGTGTTTGGAAATTTCCTTATCATGTCATTCCTTggtcatatatttgtatatgtctatgtgcttACATATTGTTTCAGAATTATACTTACTATTTGTATTGTTGGACAATGCATTGAATGTGTTGAACCTTATGGAGCACAGCCAAGCACCACTAAAGTGTTCACTTTCATTTTATCCCTCATTGGATCTAGTTACCCCTGTTAATACTAGACATGGGTTACTGCAGCCATGCTGGTAGGTGTGTGGGGATGTGAGCCTCATGGCTCTGTAGTGTCCTCTGCAATGTCCAGATGAGTGATGGTGCTGAGAACCTCTTACCCTCATCAGTGCCCAATAGAGAGCTGCCTCCGTGAACTGCCTTCAGTAGTGTTCTCTGTTCTCCTGGAGGGTCTGATGTTCtgttttttaagtctttttacaaatattttgagTACATCgtttttggttttattgcttaccgttatttttttcctccatggAAAGTTCTCTTAAAGACATTTTACCTTGTCATACCCTAATATGATATGTATATTTATCAGGTTTGAttctaaacatttaatttttgtaGAATTACCACTCAAATCTACAGTATGTCCAGAATTGACTTTTTAGTGGGTAGAGGAAATGGatgtaaaaaaggaagaaaggattctCCAGTGTGAATACTGTCAGGATCCACCAGCATTCCCTGAGAAGACTACAATGTCTGCAGCATATTACATGCAAACATATCTATCCTTACTattatgtctgtatgtgtgagggCCTGTGTCTAATTCACACAGGTACTTTTTGCTTCAtctgtttgtttgctcttttttGCATatgtttggtgtgtatgtgtgtgtggttggctgtgtgtgtgtataagtgtatgcaaaagtgtgcatgtgtgtgtcggtgtaagtgtgtgtgagtgtgtttggaGTCTGACATGGGATTCTTCCTTcattgaggtagggtctctcagtTGAACCCAGTGCACATCATTTCAGTGTCACTAGGCAACTCACTCAGGGATCCCCTTTCTTTGCCTTCCCAGAGACAGATCGAGTGTGAGAGACAACATGTGATCTGTAATGTGTTGTATGGTGTTTCCAGGAGTTACGTGAGATGCTTCAGATATTCATCATAATCCCAAGCCATGACTGTAATCAGCTTCATTAGATAGCTGAAGAAACTGAGCCAGTGGGAGCTTCAGTAATGTGAGAAGAGTGTACAGGAACTGATCACAGAGCTCAGAAGCCACATtccagtctttatttatttttgaataaaaacaattgtgtttcattttatgtatatggattttgtgtatatgcatgcttaTGCACCAAGTGTGTGTCTGGACTGCTGAGGTAAGAGCTGGGCATCAGTCTCCTGAGAAGTAGGCCTAGATAGCTTTGAGCTGTCTGGTACCCTGGAACAGCATCAGTGCTTCATGTTTGAACCATCTCCTGAGTCTGTatcttccctttctgcctctactGCTGGCATGTGTAAGGTAACACATGGAATAATGGATTCTTTTACAGTCTCTACCATGTGGAGGATGTTAGGACAAAACCAAAGTTGGGTTTCTGAGTTCATCCTGATTGGCTTCTCCAGTGATCCCACAACCAACAGCATCCTCTTCATTGTCTTTCTTCTCATCTACCTGAGCTCAGTCCTGGGCAACGGGCTCATCATCATGCTGGTCTGCCTGGACACACAGCTGCATactcccatgtactttttcctctgtACCCTCTCCCTGTTGGATATGAGCTATGTCACCACCACCATGCCCCAGATGTTGGTGCATCTTCTTGCTCACTCTCAGATCATCTCctttgctggctgctggctgcagaTGTTTGTGTTTGGTGCCCTGAGTATAACTGAGTGCATGATTTTTGTTGTGATGGCTTATGACCGGTATGTGGCCATTTGCTATCCACTGCATTACACTGTCATCCTCAACTGGGGCCTGTGCATACGGTTGGCAGCAGGGTCTTGGATCTgtggtttcttttcctctttattgaATACTTTCTTCACCATGAGCCTGCCATATTGTGGGCCCAACAGGGTCAACCACTACTTGTGTGAAGGACCGTCAGTACGTAGCTTGGCTTGCATGGATACTCACTTTGTAGAGATGGTGGACTTGGTCTTGAGTGTTTTTGTGGTTGTTACTCCAATTTCCCTCATTGTGGCTTCCTACATTCATATTGCCAAGGCAATTCTCAAGATCAAGTCCACCCAGGGCCGCTGCAAGGCTTTCTCTACCTGTGCCTCCCACCTGACTGTGGTTACACTCTTCTATCTTCCTGCTACTTACATCTACATGAGACCCAACTCTAACAGCTCTTCTGaaagagacaagcagatttcaCTCTTTTATACTGCTTTTACACCATTGCTCAACCCTGTTGTCTATAGTCTTAGAAACAAGGACATCAAGAGGGCATTTCTCAAGGTGATGTTTTATGACAGGACCGGTGGACCACAATGGTGAATTCTTAGATAAACTTTGGATAAAATGGTGTTTGTTTAAAAAGAGACAgtgcctttgcttttttttccttcaattgttttattggatattttcttcatttatgtttcattCTATCCCAACAGACCTCTAtatcctcccccagccctgctcccctactcatccactcccaattctttgccctggcgttcccctgtactggggcatataaagtttgcaagaccaaggggtctctcttcccaaagatggctgactaggcaatcttctgctagatatgtaactagagacatgagctgtgggggtactggttagtttgtattgttcttccacctatagggttgt
This window harbors:
- the LOC110288222 gene encoding olfactory receptor 2A12-like; the protein is MCKVTHGIMDSFTVSTMWRMLGQNQSWVSEFILIGFSSDPTTNSILFIVFLLIYLSSVLGNGLIIMLVCLDTQLHTPMYFFLCTLSLLDMSYVTTTMPQMLVHLLAHSQIISFAGCWLQMFVFGALSITECMIFVVMAYDRYVAICYPLHYTVILNWGLCIRLAAGSWICGFFSSLLNTFFTMSLPYCGPNRVNHYLCEGPSVRSLACMDTHFVEMVDLVLSVFVVVTPISLIVASYIHIAKAILKIKSTQGRCKAFSTCASHLTVVTLFYLPATYIYMRPNSNSSSERDKQISLFYTAFTPLLNPVVYSLRNKDIKRAFLKVMFYDRTGGPQW